The genomic segment TATCTTTATACAGCTGCTGTTTAATTTCATTAATTTCACtaataccattttcattaccacAGTGCCACCACCCCTGAGGTCACCAAGGAAGTCCCCGAGAccaagaaagaggaggtagagaaggctCCCGTTGAGGAAGCTGAGGAAGCAAAGACCGAAGAGAAGGCAGCCAATGGTGACAAAACAGAGGAAACCAACGGTGATGCCACAGAGGACGCCGAGGAGGCCAAGGCTGAAGAAACCGAGGAAGCCAAGGCAGAAGAGACCAATGGCGTAGAGAAGGTGTGTATTGATCTTATTCCTTCGATATCGTAAATTGCTTGATGTTACCTAATCTGTTTATCTGCAGTCGTTTAATACCCgatgtatatttatctacaaTCGTTTAATTATAATTCACAGGAAGCTGATGAGGAAGCCGCCAAGACCAACGGCCACAGCGAAGAGACTAACGGCGTTGCTAATGGTGATTCTGGTAAGTTTTGTCACTATTTGTGCTGTAACCGATGTATAAACTGAATATGGACAGACCTTTACAATATTTTAAAACGATACTGAATTTGACCATTGGTATTACAGAGAAGCGTGCAGCAGAGGAATCTGAAGCCACTGAAGCCACCTCACCTACAAAGAAGGCAAAGGTTCAAGAGGAGACCACAGAGGCTGCAGCTGAAACCACTGCTTAAGTCTGTCTTCCActcttgtccccctccccccaagacccTCACTCTAGCCTTCTCagagaccttttttttttactgaaacaaTCTTgctgttcttttcttatttaatttGGATGGGCACCTACTGAAGGTTTTGGTAGCCTCAAATTTTTCTACCCGTGTACCTGTCAATTATTATACACTTCCGTGTATTCTTGGTATGAAAGAATGTTTGTGGGGTTCAATTTAACTACACCGTGTACAAATGTACAAACTGGTGTTACGTTCCTTCAGTCGAGTCATGGTGGTTGTAGTAGTTTAAATTTCAGTAGGTTCTTTGAACGCAGGAACAAAGTAACGTGGTCTGTAAggcaatttttaaaaatttgtacTTTGCAACCATTTTCAGTGAATGGTACTTGTTTTGTTTCAAGTCTGTGTAGTAAAGTTATTTGTACATGTTACTGAATGGATGTTTGAGAGTACTTGCTGTAGGCTGAACTAATATTCCATGCCATGCTAGGGCTAGTGTAGCACCAATTACAAGTctgcctttatttattttctaagtcATGTCTGAGTGTTGGAGTGAAAGTTTGCCACTATCCACACCAAGCAGGGAAGGATTGAAGCTTTAGTTTTAGTTCGTGCACAAGTCAACATTCCGTTTCGTTAACATGACTAAGGTTACTGTGTAACCTAATCAGCTGAAGTGAGTGATCTTGAATGGTACGTAGTATTATTTTTCAAATAAACCTTAACAAAAACTTGTGTTTAATATGTATACCTACTGTTTCTTTTATGGCGAACTTAAGGGTCTTTTGCATTAACGAACCAGACAATATGAGTaactattatttatttgtttatttatttaaatttagtATGTAAACTCGTACCTGCTATAATTGTTTCATGTGAGAAAGCAAACCCTAGAGGAAATCCTCCAGGAAATTAATTTGGGCTACTCTGACGCTCAACAATTTACCTGCAAAGGAGGCGACCGATGCGATAATCTTGTCAGAAGGATAAAGGTAACTTAAGCTGTGCACAAGTTTTTTAAATCACTGCCAACAAGGCTTGTTTCCACAGACAAAACAAGCTGTTTGTATTAATCAAATTTATCAATATTCCAAACGTTTACATGAATTTGTGCATTTATTgagttgggaggagggagtaaatgACCGGATTGATCACTGATCAGTCCGACGGAAGAAGTTTCTTCATCCTAAACCTTCGATATCAGGAGAAAGTTCTCACTTCCGGACAATGAAGTGTTTGAAGAAAGTTGGTCTTCTCACGAAGATGTAATcaattcgttttcttattttaacTGGATTATTAGATAATTGTAATTTCTTTTAACGGCAACATTTAATTGTATGTATTCTTAACAATAGTTTAAATCATTTTTAAATTTGGAGCCATATATAATCCTGCTCTTGCGGCACCACGCAGGATTTTCACCGATCAATCATTTTAAATATAGAGAAGCAATGTTACATGGTTAAACATGTAAATGAATTGCGTCGTCTGCCCATTAGATGAGTGGAAATTTTTGTATCTACGTATCTATAATTTTTTGACTACGCCATTGAATCCCATAATACAGGTGTCTCTGTACTATCTTCCAATTTTTTTAGTGGAAGAAATTCAGAATAAATTGTCATTACAAATATTACTGATCTGATCCGTCAATTTACT from the Penaeus vannamei isolate JL-2024 chromosome 1, ASM4276789v1, whole genome shotgun sequence genome contains:
- the LOC113802865 gene encoding uncharacterized protein T28D9.1, with translation MADTAAEVVATTPEVTKEVPETKKEEVEKAPVEEAEEAKTEEKAANGDKTEETNGDATEDAEEAKAEETEEAKAEETNGVEKEADEEAAKTNGHSEETNGVANGDSEKRAAEESEATEATSPTKKAKVQEETTEAAAETTA